The following are encoded in a window of Kitasatospora sp. NBC_01250 genomic DNA:
- a CDS encoding response regulator transcription factor, producing the protein MTVRVVLADDQPLVRAGLRVLAADTEDLVVVGEAGTGTEAVRLAREEQPDVVVMDIRMPGMDGIEATRAITAGGGPVRVLMLTTFDEDDYVYAALRAGASGFLVKDMALEDILGGIRVVAAGDALIAPAVTRRLIEEFVSRPERPGALHVPPAVEGITEREREVLTLVGRGLSNSEIAAELFISVATAKAHVARLFSKLAARDRVQLVITAYELGLVRVGERG; encoded by the coding sequence ATGACGGTACGGGTGGTGCTGGCCGATGACCAGCCGCTGGTGCGGGCCGGGCTGCGGGTGCTGGCGGCGGACACCGAGGACCTGGTGGTCGTCGGCGAGGCGGGGACCGGGACCGAGGCGGTGCGGCTGGCCCGGGAGGAGCAGCCGGACGTGGTGGTGATGGACATCCGGATGCCCGGCATGGACGGGATCGAGGCCACCCGGGCGATCACCGCCGGGGGCGGTCCGGTGCGGGTGCTGATGCTGACCACCTTCGACGAGGACGACTACGTCTACGCCGCGCTGCGCGCCGGGGCGAGCGGGTTTTTGGTCAAGGACATGGCGCTGGAGGACATCCTCGGCGGCATCCGGGTGGTCGCCGCCGGGGACGCGCTGATCGCGCCGGCTGTCACGCGGCGGCTGATCGAGGAGTTCGTCAGCCGGCCCGAGCGGCCGGGAGCCCTGCACGTGCCACCGGCGGTCGAGGGGATCACCGAGCGCGAGCGCGAGGTGCTGACGCTGGTGGGGCGGGGGCTCTCCAACAGCGAGATCGCGGCCGAGCTGTTCATCAGCGTGGCCACGGCCAAGGCCCATGTGGCGCGGCTGTTCAGCAAGTTGGCGGCGCGCGATCGGGTGCAGCTGGTGATCACGGCGTACGAGCTGGGGCTGGTGAGGGTGGGGGAGCGGGGGTAG
- a CDS encoding sensor histidine kinase, whose amino-acid sequence MKTPLLKRIPARVWTGLVWGVVLASPVALLLTVRPGVQAGTQAVLPVLATLLPLVLLRRQPLLGLALMLGAAYFGVVTFWWWWFGAIECLAADLALVYIARSRPRRESLWSAALICVAMAGAVPNWLGAHGLGYRGFDYSLGVPLALVYLLATCLAWLVGRYLHQHRAYTESLRSQRAAQAATAERLQIARELHDMVAHSIGIIAIQAGVGSRVMDTQPEEARNALRAIEATSRETLAGLRRTLGALRQPVAGQSAGASPREPAPGLGDVERLAEATGQAGVRVAVRWTGERRALAPEVDLAAFRIIQEGLTNVVRHAGVMSCQVLIDCREEELVIEITDRGNGGGNVGMSGAGYGLIGMRERVALLHGEFAAGPRDGGGYRVAARLPLVAGARAGAGAGAGSR is encoded by the coding sequence GTGAAAACACCCTTGCTCAAGCGGATACCTGCCAGGGTATGGACCGGCCTGGTGTGGGGAGTGGTGCTGGCCTCGCCCGTCGCGCTGTTGCTGACCGTGCGCCCCGGGGTGCAGGCGGGTACGCAGGCGGTCCTTCCCGTGCTCGCCACCCTGCTGCCGCTGGTGCTGCTGCGCCGACAGCCGCTGCTCGGGCTGGCGTTGATGCTGGGCGCCGCGTACTTCGGAGTCGTGACGTTCTGGTGGTGGTGGTTCGGGGCGATCGAGTGCCTGGCCGCGGACCTGGCGCTGGTGTACATCGCCCGCAGCAGGCCGCGCCGGGAGTCGCTCTGGAGCGCGGCGCTGATCTGCGTCGCGATGGCGGGCGCGGTGCCCAACTGGCTCGGGGCGCACGGCCTCGGGTACCGCGGGTTCGACTACTCGCTGGGGGTTCCGTTGGCGCTCGTCTACCTGCTGGCGACCTGCCTCGCCTGGCTGGTCGGCCGCTACCTGCACCAGCACCGCGCCTACACCGAGTCGCTGCGCAGCCAACGCGCCGCTCAGGCGGCCACGGCCGAACGACTGCAGATCGCCCGCGAGTTGCACGACATGGTCGCGCACAGCATCGGCATCATCGCGATCCAGGCCGGGGTGGGCAGTCGGGTGATGGACACCCAGCCGGAGGAGGCCCGCAATGCGCTGCGGGCGATCGAGGCGACCAGCCGGGAGACCCTGGCGGGGCTGCGGCGCACCCTCGGCGCGCTGCGCCAGCCGGTCGCGGGCCAGAGTGCGGGAGCCTCGCCGCGGGAGCCGGCGCCCGGGCTCGGGGACGTCGAGCGGCTGGCGGAGGCGACCGGGCAGGCGGGGGTGCGGGTCGCGGTGCGGTGGACCGGGGAGCGGCGTGCGCTGGCGCCGGAAGTCGACCTGGCCGCCTTTCGGATCATCCAGGAGGGGCTGACCAATGTGGTGCGGCACGCCGGGGTGATGTCGTGTCAGGTGCTGATCGACTGTCGGGAGGAGGAGTTGGTCATCGAGATCACGGATCGCGGGAACGGTGGCGGCAACGTGGGTATGAGCGGGGCCGGGTACGGGCTGATCGGGATGCGTGAGCGGGTGGCGCTGTTGCACGGTGAGTTCGCGGCCGGGCCGCGGGACGGGGGCGGGTACCGGGTGGCGGCGCGGCTGCCGCTGGTGGCGGGTGCGCGTGCGGGAGCAGGAGCGGGGGCGGGGAGCCGATGA
- a CDS encoding ABC transporter ATP-binding protein gives MIEVNELTKRYGRTTAVNQLSFTVRPGHVTGFLGPNGAGKSTTLRLLLGLNSPTSGTATIDGRPFQHHPRGLRHVGALLDASDVHGGRSARAHLTALAQSNRIPRTRVEEVLREVGLAGAAGRRIGGFSLGMRQRLGIATALLGDPPVLLFDEPFNGLDPEGVLWVRGLFQRLAAEGRTVFVSSHLMSEMESTAEQLIVIGRGELLADATIAEFAARATGASVAVRTPQAAALTALLLGHGAGVHQDGPDQLTVTGLDADRIGELAFQHQLRLNELTTRHASLEQAFMELTADSVEYLAGDPR, from the coding sequence GTGATCGAAGTCAACGAACTGACGAAGCGTTACGGCCGCACCACCGCCGTCAACCAGCTGAGCTTCACCGTCCGCCCGGGCCACGTCACCGGGTTCCTCGGCCCCAATGGCGCGGGCAAGAGCACCACGCTGCGCCTGCTGCTCGGCCTCAACTCGCCCACCAGCGGCACCGCCACCATCGACGGACGCCCCTTCCAGCACCACCCGCGCGGCCTGCGCCACGTCGGCGCCCTGCTCGACGCGAGCGACGTGCACGGCGGACGCAGCGCCCGGGCCCACCTGACGGCGCTGGCCCAGAGCAACCGGATCCCGCGCACCCGGGTCGAGGAGGTGCTGCGCGAGGTCGGCCTGGCCGGCGCGGCGGGGCGCCGGATCGGCGGCTTCTCGCTCGGCATGCGCCAACGCCTGGGCATCGCCACCGCGTTGCTCGGCGACCCGCCGGTGCTGCTCTTCGACGAGCCGTTCAACGGCCTCGACCCCGAGGGCGTGCTCTGGGTGCGCGGCCTCTTCCAGCGGCTGGCCGCCGAGGGGCGCACCGTCTTCGTCTCCAGCCACCTGATGAGCGAGATGGAGAGCACCGCTGAGCAGTTGATCGTGATCGGCCGCGGCGAACTCCTCGCGGACGCCACCATCGCGGAGTTCGCGGCCCGCGCCACGGGGGCGAGCGTGGCCGTCCGCACCCCGCAGGCCGCCGCACTGACCGCCCTGCTGCTCGGCCACGGCGCCGGCGTCCACCAGGACGGGCCCGACCAGCTCACGGTGACCGGCCTGGACGCCGACCGGATCGGCGAACTCGCCTTCCAGCACCAGCTGCGCCTGAACGAACTGACCACCCGCCACGCCTCGTTGGAGCAGGCGTTCATGGAACTGACCGCCGACAGCGTCGAATACCTCGCCGGAGACCCCCGATGA
- a CDS encoding ABC transporter permease subunit, with protein MTALHASISTPASPQIVDDPRARFRDLLASEWTKLWSLRSIRWALLTTVLAVLAISANAARSDLSNWPDYPPSTKADFVPLWSMGDAFPNNSSFILALATGSIGAIAIVGEYSSGMIRTTFAAVPARRAVLAAKVVVLTALMLVAGLVMAFGSFWISQAILSTQHIGISISQPHALRCILADAVFPVVCALVGLGLGALIRHSATTMVMVSVALLLLPTLLNSSLHQWVIDLHNATPIAAWQRLVFVLDADMLGDPGFHPTLTGSAVVFLLWPLVAVLLPLLIVRHRDH; from the coding sequence ATGACCGCCCTTCACGCCTCGATCTCCACCCCGGCCTCCCCGCAGATCGTCGACGATCCCCGCGCCCGGTTCCGCGACCTGCTCGCCTCCGAGTGGACCAAGCTCTGGTCCCTGCGCTCGATCCGCTGGGCCCTGCTGACCACCGTGCTGGCGGTGCTCGCCATCAGCGCCAACGCGGCCCGCTCCGACCTCAGCAACTGGCCCGACTATCCGCCGTCGACCAAGGCCGACTTCGTCCCGCTCTGGTCGATGGGCGACGCGTTCCCCAACAACTCCTCGTTCATCCTGGCCCTGGCCACCGGCAGCATCGGCGCCATCGCGATCGTCGGCGAGTACAGCAGCGGCATGATCCGCACCACCTTCGCGGCCGTCCCGGCCCGCCGGGCGGTACTGGCCGCCAAGGTGGTCGTGCTGACCGCGCTGATGCTGGTCGCGGGCCTGGTGATGGCCTTCGGCTCGTTCTGGATCTCCCAGGCCATCCTGTCCACCCAGCACATCGGCATCTCGATCAGCCAGCCGCACGCCCTGCGCTGCATCCTCGCGGACGCGGTGTTCCCGGTGGTCTGCGCACTGGTCGGGCTCGGCCTGGGTGCCCTGATCCGGCACAGCGCGACCACCATGGTGATGGTCTCCGTGGCGCTCCTCCTGCTGCCGACCCTCCTCAACAGCAGCCTCCACCAGTGGGTCATCGACCTCCACAACGCCACACCCATCGCCGCCTGGCAGCGCCTGGTCTTCGTCCTCGATGCCGACATGCTGGGCGACCCCGGCTTCCACCCGACGCTGACGGGGTCAGCCGTGGTCTTCCTGCTCTGGCCGCTGGTCGCGGTGCTGCTCCCCCTCCTGATCGTCCGCCACCGGGACCACTGA
- a CDS encoding helix-turn-helix domain-containing protein: MTVPEGQIPEQPIELDDDEAADESQALSTILGKQLKILRERKGLTQRELAVQLGYSEDLISSIERGRRNAQEDLLIAADDFLDAGGLLKAGVEDTKKAKKPRVRHPVFFRDYARLEPEAVELSYYSTMAVPGLLQTPEYARHLFNVRRPLWDEQTIEWRLAARLARQEIMNRKWPPPMVSCLIEESVLQRPIGGRQIQKGQLESLLTFSTLRNGELQVMPTSCQDHTALDGSFTLLTPKGGPQVGYVEVQQVSRLITDFEEVRLLAAKYGTMRAQALTPRESQTLIEKMLGEL, encoded by the coding sequence GTGACCGTTCCGGAGGGGCAGATCCCGGAGCAGCCAATCGAGTTGGATGATGACGAAGCTGCGGACGAGTCCCAGGCGCTCTCCACCATCCTGGGCAAACAACTGAAGATCCTGCGCGAACGTAAGGGCCTGACCCAGCGCGAACTGGCCGTCCAGCTCGGCTACAGCGAAGACTTGATCTCCTCCATCGAACGCGGTCGCCGCAATGCGCAGGAGGACCTGCTCATCGCAGCTGACGACTTCCTGGACGCCGGAGGCCTGTTGAAGGCCGGCGTCGAGGACACGAAGAAGGCCAAGAAACCACGTGTGCGGCATCCGGTCTTCTTCCGGGACTACGCCCGCCTGGAGCCGGAGGCGGTGGAGCTGAGCTACTACAGCACCATGGCCGTCCCTGGACTGCTCCAGACCCCCGAGTATGCCCGCCACCTCTTCAATGTCCGGCGCCCACTCTGGGATGAGCAGACAATCGAGTGGCGCCTGGCAGCGCGCTTGGCCCGGCAGGAAATCATGAACCGAAAGTGGCCACCACCCATGGTGAGCTGTCTCATCGAAGAGTCGGTTCTGCAACGCCCGATCGGCGGCAGGCAGATTCAGAAAGGGCAGTTGGAAAGCCTCCTGACGTTCAGTACGTTGAGAAACGGCGAACTCCAGGTCATGCCGACAAGCTGTCAGGATCACACTGCCCTTGACGGTTCCTTCACCTTGCTGACTCCTAAGGGCGGACCGCAGGTTGGCTACGTCGAAGTCCAGCAGGTCAGCCGCCTGATCACCGATTTCGAGGAGGTCCGGCTGCTCGCTGCGAAGTATGGGACCATGCGAGCGCAAGCACTCACGCCTCGGGAGTCACAGACCCTGATCGAGAAGATGCTGGGAGAACTATGA
- a CDS encoding DUF397 domain-containing protein translates to MNIEAPQLTWFKSSYSGNEGGECIEIAATPNTIHIRDSKDQAGPQLTITPTSWTAFLTLATAL, encoded by the coding sequence ATGAACATCGAAGCGCCCCAACTCACCTGGTTCAAGAGCAGCTACAGCGGCAACGAGGGCGGCGAGTGCATCGAAATCGCCGCCACCCCCAACACCATCCACATCCGCGACTCCAAAGACCAGGCCGGACCCCAGCTCACCATCACCCCCACCAGCTGGACCGCCTTCCTCACCCTCGCCACCGCCCTCTAA
- a CDS encoding HEAT repeat domain-containing protein: protein MVSKDLAGGEVAGGEDDLEVLRAAALLDPDEHEQWDVVHAFQKRADRSAFEAARVLVRAADARERVIGLTILAQFGSRADRLFLEERLSIAIEACADPQAEVIRSAVLALAHLGDPRGLAAALGQEGHPDEDVRQAVAFALPSVGGDPACPDAVAALIRLSGDRSDYVRDWATFGLGLESAGDGERIRRALLERVGDPDRDTAAEAFLGLAQRGDRRMLSALGVALEGPDPADKVIEAAAELAAPELLPALHRLKQRAGADADLRASTIDEAISACSAAAAAHAGGGPEPEAP, encoded by the coding sequence ATGGTGTCGAAGGATCTGGCCGGTGGCGAGGTGGCTGGTGGCGAGGACGATCTCGAAGTCCTGCGCGCCGCAGCGCTGCTGGATCCGGACGAGCACGAGCAGTGGGATGTCGTCCACGCCTTCCAGAAGCGCGCGGATCGGTCGGCCTTCGAGGCCGCGCGGGTGCTGGTTCGCGCTGCTGACGCGCGCGAGCGGGTGATCGGTCTGACCATCCTGGCCCAGTTCGGCAGCCGCGCCGATCGCCTGTTCCTGGAGGAGCGCCTGTCGATCGCCATCGAAGCCTGCGCCGATCCGCAGGCCGAGGTGATCCGGTCAGCGGTCCTGGCCCTGGCGCACCTCGGCGATCCGCGAGGACTTGCCGCCGCGCTGGGACAGGAGGGGCACCCCGACGAGGACGTGCGCCAGGCGGTGGCGTTCGCGCTGCCGTCGGTCGGTGGAGACCCCGCCTGCCCGGACGCCGTCGCCGCGCTGATCCGGCTCAGCGGCGACCGGTCGGACTACGTCCGCGACTGGGCGACCTTCGGCCTGGGACTGGAATCGGCGGGTGACGGCGAGCGGATCCGTCGCGCCCTGCTGGAGCGGGTGGGCGATCCCGACCGGGACACGGCGGCGGAGGCGTTCCTCGGCCTGGCCCAGCGTGGTGACCGGCGCATGCTGTCGGCGCTCGGCGTGGCATTGGAGGGACCTGACCCCGCCGACAAAGTCATCGAGGCTGCAGCCGAGTTGGCCGCGCCGGAGCTGCTTCCCGCGTTGCATCGGCTCAAGCAGCGGGCAGGGGCCGATGCCGACTTGCGGGCGTCGACGATCGACGAGGCCATCAGCGCGTGCTCCGCTGCTGCGGCGGCGCACGCGGGTGGCGGCCCGGAACCGGAGGCGCCCTGA
- a CDS encoding alpha/beta fold hydrolase, with protein MGREKPVLERVTIQVGPHAHGALAAGPVEGELVLLLHGWPEFADCWTPVLRALGAAGLRAVAVDQRGYAPGARPGRIADYAVAELVADALAFADALGAARFHLVAHDWGGLVAWVLAAEHPERLKSLTVLATPHPNALARAAAEDETQDRRLDYVRVFRREGGVAEARLLAEGAARLRALYGGRVAAELVEENVRRLSEPGALTATLNWYRAPSGPLAVEAGRITVPTLFLWGSEDAALGRGAAEATGDWVDGPYRFEALEGASHWLPEEEPALVASRVLEHLSGSA; from the coding sequence ATGGGTCGTGAGAAGCCCGTTCTTGAGCGGGTCACCATTCAAGTGGGCCCGCATGCGCATGGTGCGTTGGCAGCCGGCCCGGTCGAGGGCGAGCTCGTGCTGTTGCTGCACGGCTGGCCCGAGTTCGCGGACTGCTGGACGCCGGTGCTGCGCGCGCTGGGCGCGGCCGGGCTGCGGGCCGTCGCCGTCGACCAGCGGGGATACGCCCCCGGTGCCCGGCCCGGCCGGATCGCCGACTACGCCGTGGCCGAGTTGGTCGCGGATGCCTTGGCCTTCGCCGACGCGCTGGGCGCCGCACGGTTCCACCTGGTCGCCCACGACTGGGGCGGCCTGGTGGCCTGGGTGCTCGCCGCCGAGCATCCGGAGCGGCTCAAGTCACTGACCGTGCTGGCCACTCCGCATCCGAACGCGCTGGCCCGGGCCGCCGCCGAGGACGAGACCCAGGACCGCCGGCTCGACTACGTGCGTGTGTTCCGCAGGGAGGGCGGCGTCGCGGAGGCCCGCCTGCTCGCCGAGGGCGCGGCTCGGCTGCGGGCCCTCTACGGTGGCCGGGTGGCGGCGGAGTTGGTGGAGGAGAACGTCCGGCGGCTCTCCGAGCCCGGTGCGCTCACCGCCACGCTCAACTGGTACCGGGCGCCGTCTGGTCCGCTGGCCGTCGAGGCCGGGCGGATCACCGTGCCGACGCTGTTCCTCTGGGGCAGCGAGGACGCGGCCCTCGGACGCGGCGCGGCCGAGGCCACGGGCGACTGGGTGGACGGCCCGTACCGGTTCGAGGCGCTGGAGGGCGCGAGCCACTGGCTGCCCGAGGAGGAGCCCGCGTTGGTGGCCTCCCGGGTGTTGGAGCACCTGTCCGGCTCGGCCTGA